The Anas acuta chromosome 2, bAnaAcu1.1, whole genome shotgun sequence genomic interval CTTTTATGGTTGAAATTACACAATTTAAACTGAAGATAACATGCATCACCTCAGTTTAATAATCCAGtatattacaaagaaaacaaataatgaaaagagcATCATGTAGCATAAGAGTTTTGTCTGGCTCCCTCTGGAGAGTGTTCTCAGTCTGCCCATAGTTGCACCCAGCAGCCCACCTGTAGAGTCAAAATCATTATCCTacatttaaacaacaaaaaaagagaagaaagaaagaaagaaaaaaacacacgtTACTCTGAGAAAGCAGATTGACCACAAAGCttaagtatttatatatttttttcttctctcaaatCTTCCAAAACTCAATTTCATaggcattttctgaaaattaaccAGGAAAAAACTTCTGCTGGTTAATTTATCcagagatatatatatttttgttaaagattGGTTTTacatgtggaaaaaacaaagcatttctaaCTTATTTTTCGCTTCCTTTTTCTAAAACACAAGCACAGAACTGCCTTTTTGATAATGCTGCACGTTTGCTGATTCAAAACAAGTAGTTGTATCTGAAGTATGAAAACCTTGGATGTTCTGTGGAAATAATGCACTCGTGCAATTGTATGAACAACAATATCGCTGCTGAATTGGTCATGTTTTACAGCCAGCAATAAGCTGTCAACATTTTCACACAAATGTTCATACTACACAAATGAACATTCTATGTTACTAACTTCTCAATCCCACcccatttttaaagaaagttagTATCTAAACACTTACCATTTCTGATAAcattttgttctggtttttaACTTCTGTTCCAATTTCAATagaaagctattaaaaaaaaaaggggggttaAATATGAGCAATGAGTTATACATAAATTAGAGAAGCTACTCTAAAATAGGTGACATCACTAATGTTTTCCCAggtaaaatgtgaaagaaatacacagtgtttttgaaa includes:
- the BET1 gene encoding BET1 homolog produces the protein MRRAGLGDGAPSGNYGYTNSGYSVYEEENERLTESLRNKVSAIKSLSIEIGTEVKNQNKMLSEMDNDFDSTGGLLGATMGRLRTLSRGSQTKLLCYMMLFSLFVFFVIYWIIKLR